The genomic segment ttatacatatattttatatgagaTAGGTCCATCGGTTGGTATCGACTCTTCCAATTTTagctttttcaaaaataaacacATTAAAACTTTTTCGTAGCACATgatattatttgttatatggcttttctcaatattttttttaagtacTTCGAAAACTAATTTCATCCCTCAAAAAAAAGTTCCCGATTAAACCTATGATAAACTAcaaacaacacaacatataaatTACAATGATTTAATGTGTACATAATAATATCATAGGATTGAGTACTTAATCAAACTAAtgcataaataaaaaataataataataggatAGAAATTGTTGAAGATTTTTTTTACCCAAACGAGGTTCTAGTTTCTTGTCGCGAAATACGTGTACAAATATACATGCAGTGACTCCGGACAGGCAATCTGGAAATAAAGATAAGACCAAAGTTCATTGATATTTGTCTGCCCTGCCCAAGCTAATTCTTCTCCATACATTTGGAGCCTCTTTCTTGCATTGGCAAAAATGTGTCGGTCGGTTTCATGCCTTCCACGAATTAAAACCATTAAAAATCATTAATAAATACGTTATCAATTAACAACGGCCGTTACATGTTTGGTCAATTCCAATAATATGTATatacgtgtatgtatatatgtatgtatcatgtatgtgtgtatatgtatgtatagacTCCACAACAAAAATCTCCACCCCATTTGGAGAACTGAACATGGGGTTGAGTTTGCCTTATGGCCATGTCGACTCCAGCTTGCGGGCTTTATCCGGACAAGCAGAGGGCTTCGGCCGCTCCGCAGTCGGAGGGCAGAACGGTGCCGTTTATCGTGTCACCACCCTCGCCGGTAAGATGTAATTACGTTGTTAATTTCTTCTTGCAAAAGATTGGATTTTTCCTTTCTTGGATTGGATAGAGCTGCTAGTTAGATTTTCTCATTCGATCGGTTAATCATATAGGAAATGTACTTTTAAATACTGTACTTTCGAACTCTGAGATTTTCACTGGACTGAAATAACTTTAACTTTCATCCCAAAAACCGATATGAAgaattgcatgatttatttattactcTATCCTGTCAAGTTCGTGTTAGCTCGTTGATGATTTAACAGGATTAGCCAATTTTGAAGAATCTTAATTAGATTATTTACTTTTGCTGTTACATGTTTATCAGATTTTAaaattcagattcttgaggctGCTGATTCTGAAGTATTTACTTTAATATACCTGTTTCATGTATACTGTTAATATATTGTCCGAAGGATTGATGTTTTGACCAATATCCAAAGAGAATTCAAAAGTTCTCATAAATATGCTCTAGATGGATAAACGAGCTAGTTTTATCGACCTCGTGTGCGCATAATTGGGGACAAAATCAGAAACTCTGATGGTTCAATAGTGCATTTTGACTAATGCAAGGCCCTGCTCTAGTGTCCGTCTTTACGTGATTCATAGCCGATTTGCGCGCACTTCTAGCGCACAGCACGGCGGATTTATGAACCCTTTTGTGTGGATTTTCAGATGATGGACCAGGTTCACTACGTGATGGGTGCCGCAAAAAAGAACCTTTATGGATCATCTTTGAAATTTCGGGAACCATCAAACTCTCCTCAACTTTAAGTGTATCATCCTACAAAACAATCGATGGGCGCGGCCAGAAGATTAAACTCACTGAAAAGGGCCTAAGATTAAAGGAGTGTGAGCATGTGATAATATGCAATCTAATCCTCGAAGGTGGCAGAGGACACGACGTGGATGCGATTCAGATCAAGCCAAAATCCAAGCACATATGGATAGATCGTTGCAGCCTCAGCGATTACTCTGACGGACTGATAGATATCACACTCGAAAGCACCGATATTACAGTTTCTCGGTTGGCCACTGCTCACATACACTGAAAATTGATccttgtttttctttctttgcgTTAGTTTTAACTTGTTGAATTCAGGTGCCACTTCTCGAATCATGATAAAACGATACTTATCGGGGGGGATCCTTCCAAAACCTGTGACAGATGTATGAGGGTTACAATTCACCATTGTTTCTTTGATGGGACTCGGCAGAGGCACCCAAGGGTTCGATTCGGGAGAGTACACTTGTACAATAACTATAGCAGATGTTGGGGAATTTATGCTGTTTGTGCTAGTGTTGACTCACAGGTGATGATTGTGCCATATCTTTTTGTTTCGCTTGAGTTTTTCTATAAGTTGAAATATGTTTATTGGTATTTTGAGTGTGATTTGAGGGAGACGGTTTTTTAACGTGGATTTGAACTTTCGGTTCCGTTATTAGTGTCTCTTTACATTTTTGTTGGTTGTAGATATACTCACAACGCAACATATATGAAGCTGGACAAAAGAAGGTGGCCTTTAAATATCTCACGGAGAAGGTATGGTGTTTTCTTGAAGTGGTGTGTTTGGGAATGTGACTAATATTTAGTTTAACCCCCTCTCTTCGTGGGTCTCCTTGCAGGCAACAGACAAGGCAAACGAATGCAGTGGGTGCATCATTTCCGAAGGCGACTTGTTTGTTTGTGGAACTCAGTCTGGCTTAAAGCCCCTTCCGACTGAAACTCGCGTGTTTCGTCCCTGCGAGCACTACCAGACCTGGACCGCGGAAGCTCCCACAGAAGATCTCAAACATTTTCTTCAACACTGCACAGGGTGGCAACTCATCCCTCTTCCTGTTGATACACCATGTTCCTGAGTTTGATATGTATTGTAAAACGGGTGTATATCATTATATACAATGTCCTCGATTGGTTCTAGCTATATGCATCGAATGAATGATACTCACGTATGTTGAATATCACCGCGAGAAATCGGGTTTTTAGAAGAAATACATGTACTCGATACAAAAGAACATTTGGTCAGTAAACAGTTTAACTTATTTGCTTTAAATCTCTTTTGTCGGCTCTAAcaacaaaatttattttggttcaatttttacaCTAGAATAGTGTGATTTctatatcaaataaaacattCATCTCAAACTCTTAACTTCAAATTTTTCGaaatattcttttattttacatatattaatttttatcttttatttaaTATCTTTTTAATACTAATTTTTTATATCTGTATTAAGCTATCATATTATTTagtttatgaattgtattgttataGTAATTGTTGCATGTGTAgtagatattatattatttataaatcattaaatcaaatcattcatttaattatataaataaatattaaaataaagtcataattaaacatttatttattaaattaaatgaatgattatatttaaatttttatgtttaaatatttaattattaaaccataaaataattattaaattattatctatacattatttataaatattaaaaacaaataattgtattaaaaaaataaaaaataaaatgattgcACCAAATGTGGGCAGGACATCTCATTGAGCCATATTTGGTGCGCAACGGGAAAAAGGCCCTGATTTAGTGTAAAATATGGTGCCTCGTGGGAGAATGAAAAACTGCGCTATAATGGATTTTTTTAGcgtaaaatattttgttatagTTAACGATAAGAATATAACTtgaatattttaaatcgtataACAGACCAAGCTTCACGTTTTGATTATTATCCTATAAGTAACCATTATAACAAAGTATAGTATACAAATGGTTATTtttatcaaatttattttataaataattttgttGATCGATGTATTGGTTTCTTTATGAATatgaatttaaatttatataaatattaatagGAGTATTTAAAAGCTCAAACTcgacaaaaaaatttaaagagtTTTGctctaaaatttaattatttcaaaaccAATTGAGCATTGAAGTTTTGATATCAAATAAATATTGGAAATTTATTATCGTTAAGGTATCAATATAATGTGAATTTGATTATCATTTGTTTCATTTATCATCATTACTTGCATGAATGTTCGCATTGTTCTTTATAGTGTGGAACATTGGCGTAGGTAAGTTCCTAGGCCCTAGccttcatttaaattttaagcaCAATTTTATAATATCGAGCAACTCGCGCAGTTCTTGAGTGGATAAATCAatttccaatatttttttattaacaaaAACAATCTCTTAAAAAACACACCTCCAAAATCCTACATTCAAataaatcgatactatgtgaACCCCATATTTAATATACTGTACAatcgatctcacgaatctttatgtgtgtgacggatcaatcctactgatattcacaataaaaaataatattcttacataaaaagtaatattttttcatagataacccAATTAAGAGATCTAACTCACATAATACGACACATGAGAGAATAAATTTCTTTCACAATGAAATGTTTACAATTCAAATTTGGGTTCGGCCATATATTTCTGACAAGTACACAGATTTGATCAGCAATCTACTTCATATATTTTATGAAGTACATAACACAAATTGAAGTGTGATATTTGATTTGATACTTAAAAgtgatataaataattatattatgtaaaatttatttatctaacTAAAAGACAAAATCTATCGATGCATGAATCGTGATATACTAAAGTCGTTGGACCGAAAATCGCTACTTTGACAAGAACTGTTTCACCATAGAGTCGTGCTTTATCAACCATTCTTCTCCCAGAAGATATTTAAGATTGGAGCTCCGGACTTTTACGACGACGTATTGGAGATTCGTGGCTAGGAACAAGTTAGCAAGATTCGCATTTTTGGTGCATTGCTTTGCTTTGGCCTCTAGCTTGCAGAGGAGGGCTAAAATGAGCCTCGCCACTCTCTGAGAAGCCGCCGGAGATTCGTCGGGAAATCCGACCTGAAAGCCCGGCAACGAGCTCTTCGCAGAATCGGCGAAGATATCCGCCAGAACGTTGCTGTAATTGGAGAGGAGTGACAAGTGATTCAGCACTCGGGTCGTCAGACTGTGAATCCCGGCGCAGGAGATCGGCGGTTTGGATGAATCCTTCGATATTGCGGACTCGAAGTCGTCGAATGAGGAGCGCACGAATTCGGCGAGATGGATGAGCGACGTCATCGCCTGGGATTTGATGATAGCCGTCGGATTGGAGGAGAAGATTGAGTCGATTTCCGCCCAGTGATCGGAGATGGCGGCATACATTTCGAGTGGGCGGAAGATATGCTCCGGAGATCTTCTGCTCTTTTTCGCAATGTTTTCTGGGAACTCGAACAGAATCATGGCTCCTCCTTTCGCGATCTCCGCGAAGCACGATTCTCGGATCGAATCGGAGATGGCGAAGACGTGATCACAGAGGATCCTCTCCCCGTTGAAGAGGGTCTTCACAGAAACTTTCAATGCGTTGAGCCAATTGTTGATTCTCAAATCCAAACCTTCCTGATCCATTTTATGAATTTGCGAAGGGGTAAATTTCTCCACCCCGAGCCTGTAAATTCCTTCATCAACGACAGATTGCCGAATGATTTTGTATATTTTCAAGCATTCCCTCACATAACCAGACGAAATCATGCACTCGGCGATCAATCTCAGATCCTCCATTGCCAAACCAGCGACATCTTCAACTTCCGAGAACGCCGCAGCTCTGATTTCATCATCGCTGTAACTGTCTTCGAAATCGGACAAGCTGGATGCGATCGAGCTGCTGGAAGAAGATCGAGCCGAGACGGATTCTGGGTCGAGATAAGCACGATTCGTGGATAAAATCTGGTAGAACTCCTTCTGCAGCCTCTTCATGGCAGTTTGCATCAAATTCTGGGCGCGGATTAGCCTCTCGGAGCTGGAATTCTCTATATTCAAGAGCTGCATTGCCCGATGCAGATTGTTGACGCATTTGAGGAAATCTCTGGCCTCTCGTCTGTTGCCGTGGAACAGAGAAGTGACATTCCCTGAGAGTATTGGTGTCTCAGTGTTCCATTTCATGATGAACGGTTCCGCCATATCCAGAGTCCGCTCCATGACTGATTCGTGGAAACTCGGGCGAGATGGAGAAAAGTACCCGTATCGCGAAGGAGGAGATGGAGAGTTGGAGGATGATGAAGAGAAAGATTTTGGTGAAAATAGTAAGGTTCTCATGGTTTTTGTCGCCATGGAAGCTTGAGCTTGAAGCGGCAAATGGAATTTGATGGAATTGCTAGTGTGCGGAGGAGGTATTTATACATGAGAGAAGCGACAATTTCAAATTTGTTGACTTCTAAATATAtgtacattattattattatgtattaAAAAGACAAATACAGATATCTTACTATCATAGTACGTGTGGGAAATCTGTTATAACTACTATAGCTAAATAAATATGAATAATCAATCAtataacaattatttaaatttcagaaattcaaagttgttttttttaattattattatttactgTAAGTTAGAGTGTCCTGGAGAAACTCTTTGCATAAAATAGTGAATCCAAATTGTCTTTCAATATATGTTCGAGTTGATAGAGATTAtgaatttcattatttttatcAATACATTTTCGGGTGAGTATCTCACACAAAATttactcaatataatttatttgCCTAGTATAATTTACAAACTTCAAATTCTGCAACATGTTAAATAACTTGAATTAACCAAATGAATAAAACGGAAAaatattatgtatatataaatataataatatatgtgCTCGAGCCGCcagtatattattattttgacatAGATATTATATGTAACCCCACCTATACGTGGCTTAGTCCTTGCCCACCTGTCTTCCAAATCACCATAAGCTGAGAAGTTGGAAGGAAGCTTTAAGTAGTTTCTTTCTATACTATCAACTATCAGTAGTAGATTCAATTGCTAGATACGTACAGCGTAGATCGTCAATCGTATATTATCAAAATGATTTGGGATACATATTTATAttgcgcacacacacacacacacacacacacacacacatatagtgtgtgtgtgtgtgtgtgtgtgtgtgtgtgtggttaTTTTTAATTGCGTACATGGTtgttgaaaaacattttaaatgaTTGAAAAATCGAATGATCGAAATTCGTCGATTTATA from the Primulina eburnea isolate SZY01 chromosome 3, ASM2296580v1, whole genome shotgun sequence genome contains:
- the LOC140826168 gene encoding exocyst complex component EXO70H1-like, whose translation is MATKTMRTLLFSPKSFSSSSSNSPSPPSRYGYFSPSRPSFHESVMERTLDMAEPFIMKWNTETPILSGNVTSLFHGNRREARDFLKCVNNLHRAMQLLNIENSSSERLIRAQNLMQTAMKRLQKEFYQILSTNRAYLDPESVSARSSSSSSIASSLSDFEDSYSDDEIRAAAFSEVEDVAGLAMEDLRLIAECMISSGYVRECLKIYKIIRQSVVDEGIYRLGVEKFTPSQIHKMDQEGLDLRINNWLNALKVSVKTLFNGERILCDHVFAISDSIRESCFAEIAKGGAMILFEFPENIAKKSRRSPEHIFRPLEMYAAISDHWAEIDSIFSSNPTAIIKSQAMTSLIHLAEFVRSSFDDFESAISKDSSKPPISCAGIHSLTTRVLNHLSLLSNYSNVLADIFADSAKSSLPGFQVGFPDESPAASQRVARLILALLCKLEAKAKQCTKNANLANLFLATNLQYVVVKVRSSNLKYLLGEEWLIKHDSMVKQFLSK
- the LOC140826167 gene encoding probable pectate lyase 4, which produces MGLSLPYGHVDSSLRALSGQAEGFGRSAVGGQNGAVYRVTTLADDGPGSLRDGCRKKEPLWIIFEISGTIKLSSTLSVSSYKTIDGRGQKIKLTEKGLRLKECEHVIICNLILEGGRGHDVDAIQIKPKSKHIWIDRCSLSDYSDGLIDITLESTDITVSRCHFSNHDKTILIGGDPSKTCDRCMRVTIHHCFFDGTRQRHPRVRFGRVHLYNNYSRCWGIYAVCASVDSQIYSQRNIYEAGQKKVAFKYLTEKATDKANECSGCIISEGDLFVCGTQSGLKPLPTETRVFRPCEHYQTWTAEAPTEDLKHFLQHCTGWQLIPLPVDTPCS